One window of Ciconia boyciana chromosome 10, ASM3463844v1, whole genome shotgun sequence genomic DNA carries:
- the LYPD6B gene encoding ly6/PLAUR domain-containing protein 6B isoform X2 yields MLLFYHMLAGAFLPFLILSGKWVSAENINFYNVRPPLDPTPFPNSFKCFTCDNAVDNYNCNRWAEDRWCPESTQYCLTVHLFTDHGKSTSVTKKCATGEECHFVGCHHHRESGHTECVSCCEGMICNVEIPTNHTNAIFAVLHARRTSDGSRRTGNIAVLVSVVMIALS; encoded by the exons ATGTTGTTATTCTATCACATGCTGGCCGGAGCCTTTCTTCCATTCCTCATCCTTTCAGGAAAATGGGTTTCAGCTGAGAACATCAACTTTTACAATGTGAGACCTCCACTAGACC ccactCCATTTCCAAACAGTTTTAAGTGCTTTACCTGTGATAACGCAGTGGACAATTACAACTGCAACAGATGGGCTGAAGACAGATGGTGTCCTGAAA gtaCTCAGTACTGTTTGACAGTTCACCTCTTCACAGACCATGGGAAGAGTACATCAGTCACCAAAAAATGTGCTACGGGAGAAGAATGCCATTTTGTAGGCTGCCACCATCACAGAGAAAGTGGCCACACA GAATGTGTTTCTTGCTGTGAAGGCATGATTTGCAATGTAGAAATACCAACCAATCACACAAATGCAATATTTGCTGTATTGCATGCCCGGAGAACGTCGGATGGCAGCAGGCGGACAGGCAACATTGCAGTGCTTGTATCAGTCGTGATGATCGCGCTGTCGTGA
- the LYPD6B gene encoding ly6/PLAUR domain-containing protein 6B isoform X1: MLLFYHMLAGAFLPFLILSGKWVSAENINFYNVRPPLDPTPFPNSFKCFTCDNAVDNYNCNRWAEDRWCPESTQYCLTVHLFTDHGKSTSVTKKCATGEECHFVGCHHHRESGHTSSPFSQQECVSCCEGMICNVEIPTNHTNAIFAVLHARRTSDGSRRTGNIAVLVSVVMIALS, translated from the exons ATGTTGTTATTCTATCACATGCTGGCCGGAGCCTTTCTTCCATTCCTCATCCTTTCAGGAAAATGGGTTTCAGCTGAGAACATCAACTTTTACAATGTGAGACCTCCACTAGACC ccactCCATTTCCAAACAGTTTTAAGTGCTTTACCTGTGATAACGCAGTGGACAATTACAACTGCAACAGATGGGCTGAAGACAGATGGTGTCCTGAAA gtaCTCAGTACTGTTTGACAGTTCACCTCTTCACAGACCATGGGAAGAGTACATCAGTCACCAAAAAATGTGCTACGGGAGAAGAATGCCATTTTGTAGGCTGCCACCATCACAGAGAAAGTGGCCACACA TCATCTCCTTTTTCTCAACAGGAATGTGTTTCTTGCTGTGAAGGCATGATTTGCAATGTAGAAATACCAACCAATCACACAAATGCAATATTTGCTGTATTGCATGCCCGGAGAACGTCGGATGGCAGCAGGCGGACAGGCAACATTGCAGTGCTTGTATCAGTCGTGATGATCGCGCTGTCGTGA